Within Hydractinia symbiolongicarpus strain clone_291-10 chromosome 11, HSymV2.1, whole genome shotgun sequence, the genomic segment TTGTAAATATATTGTTGCTTAATATGATTCATTTTAGACTTTTTCTAGCTCATTACTCCAGGttcaagaacaattttatacttatttagggtatgtttcttttataaaacgTTAATTTACTATATATTGGATATTAAACATGACATACATGTAAATACGATGGACTGGAAAACAACAAAATCGAGAAAAGAGTATTATTTTCAGAAAAGAAGAGACGAAAATAGCAAAGATTACTGCATTAATTATAGAAAATTAATATACCTGGCATAAAAGATTACTCAATAACTCCAACACCTTTTCATGTTTCTAAAAAAACCAACAGGGGTAAATAAACATTGAAGATCACAAATATCTTATTATCTGTAAACTATGTCCCTTCTGTTATTGAAAAGTGTTTGCAAATTGAGGTGATAAGAAAGCAGTAGGAAGTGAAGCTTGtaagcaaaatataaattttgaccacattatttgacattttaaaacaacaaatacaaattttaacaaatcttttttcttttccttaCATCGGATAGATCGTACAACATAGCAGCATCCTCAAATTGTCCCTTATTCTCAGCATCCTTTGCAACCGTTGCTATTATATTTGTGACATCCAATTCAAACTTTGACACAGAGCCAGCCTAAAGTGAGGAAGAACTTAGTTGTTACATCAACCAAGAAAACCGTATTAGTAAAACTGTAACGTAAATGATATATACTTTACTGATCTGTCTAATATTACTTTAGAAAGGTCAACATGCCATATTATCTTCAAATCAAAACTACATACCTTTTTTGAACCGTCTGGATTAATACATCCTAATATGGtttcaaactaaaaaaatatttaaaacggTTTGTAAGAACAAAGGTTAAATCCAACTGGTAGTTGCAATGCTGTTGTCATGCTACAGTGGGTCCTGCTTACCCATGTAACGTAATATTTAAAAAGGAGAAGAATGCAAGATTGAAAGAACAAAAAGGACATGTAAATTCTGTAAACTGTCTTAATAAGTTTCTTTAAAGCTTGCAAAATTTTTCAACAATAATATTTGAGGAGTAGGCAGTAGTTTGTGGATAAATCCATGAGGcggcccgtcctttatatatcacatggGTTCATTCGTCTGCAAATTATTTACTTTACCTGGAATGAAGCTGCGGTGCagccattttgttttgttattaaataGATACATATATATTACCCATGGTGTTACCCATACTATACTGCTATATATCCCAAACTGCGAAATAAAATCATACAAAACTATATGATTTCTGAAAGCCGGCTAAATTTCCTATGGAGTAGCTTCTGGGGACTGCAAATCAAATCCTCCTCGCTAGCAGGCAATATGTTAGCGATAAACAAAGTGACTCTACTTCTATATGACTACACTGATTATTTCAGTAGAGAATGACACACACATGTGCCATGACAAAATGAAGTTGTGCTGTGACTTTTAAGTTCTAAGAACAATCCTAATaaatttccccattataaggatttcttAAGAATTTTTAAGCCGTATTTTTGTGAAATGGCAAAAGGCTCTCAGAGGTATGCGACCTAAAAATATCACAAGCAGGTGTCTtatagataaatattaaaaattcagTAAGTATCCTAGCCATGCATCATATCCCTCATGCCAGGAACAGatgttaattaatttttaggttttgtGAAATGACtctgttaataaattaaaaatatattgttgcaGTGATGTGTAATTGACATTGACatgcgagatagtttatgcagcccCTGTATCGTGTTCCTATGTTTGCCATACGAAAGGAATTACAGTTTATTAAAAGACATGTTGTGTCTGCAAGATGACAGCCAAATCGCTACTTGCATGGATGTACTAGTTTTAGAGATGCACAAAATAGTGATGTGCAAAATACCTTAACTTTTTTAGGCTCGCTGAGTGATCAATTTGattaacatttaaaatattattttcatctCTATTTATTTACGTTCGCATTGGTTTTTTATAATGTCCTCCCACCCCTATCGTATCCAACAAATTTTACTTCTCAGAACTCTAGATATTGGttattactcaaaactaccTCTAAAAATCTCAATGACATCCTTATAAatcggaaaaatataataacttttgttaggaCAGATTCTTCTGGGAATTTTTGGCCCTTAGTCATGCGACCTATATAAAAAACGGAAAATGTGTTAAATAACCTTTACTGGGCTGACAGAAACTTTGAACGGAATGAAAAAACTCTAGAACATAAGTAATTAGATTTTAAGCAGATATATGTATAGATATAATATTAGACAAATTTTAGGATTCcaatgacgtcacaaaaaattGGTTCTTTAAGCAAAAATTGATGTcttccattttgtttctttcatgACATACTATAAGAgtgctaagtttgattcaatttggataAGCCTGTCAAAAGTTATGTCATAATATGTTCAAAATACCTTGGACAAAATAGGTTAAGATATCTCTTATATTAATACTTATTTTGTCTGTCATTTGAACCGATTTATTTAAAGAATGCaggaaatgcgatatatttttaatgatttaCGGATGGATTTTTCACAGGCTAACAACTAGTTATGAATTTCACAGCAGATATAAAGAGTTGAGTGAAGAAGTCAACTGCATACCTCTCTTGTCTCAAGAGCCAATTCACTGACACAAGAAGCAAACAAATTATCACCATTGGGACTGTTCAGATGCCTGAAAAAGAAACAGGATATAAGTAAATCAACCAGGCAAATAAAATAAGGTACAAAATTATATACTTGCAACTAAAGTTCTTGACATTACGTTGGTTGCGATGATATTATTATAGTAATTCAGAAATTCACAACACGGTCTTACCTCAGTAAATAGAAATACTCCAAGGCTTCTCTTGGATCCGTGACTTCAAATTTTCTTGTGTATATTGTAATTAGTCTAGCATAATTTAGCCGCTTTAATGGAGGTGGATCCAGAGTATCTGCAGACACTATAACAGAGAAAATTAAATGTATAGTTTTTATTGTTAAATAAGTCTCTCTCCACTAAAACATTCACCTTGCCATTTATTTTCAGTACATCTATAATATTGCTTCAGAAGTAAGAATAATGAAAATGTGATATGCTAAGATGTTGCAAGCCCTTTGGTTGAATATCAGGATTTTCACTTGGGGTGAGTTATATTTAATGAGACCAGGAGTAGTAATTACCACTATTTAGAAATAACCACCAGAGAACATGTTACAATTTCAGAGCaccaaaatttgtaaataactGCAAGCTTTCACCTATATATTGGTATAGTTTTTGGTCCGCCAAAAAAGGGTTAACAGGCTTTTGCATAAGTTATTGCCACACATTTAAAGCAACATTTGTTGCTACTGTATTGTTTTGTGATAATTAGGATTCTGCAGAAAACCATGCtttcaaaaacaataattttaaaatgatctGATCTGAAAGGCAAACACATATTTTCCATACTTTCTAATGCTAGTTTCACAAAATCTTTTCCAAACATTGCCTGAATGTTGGCAAAAGCTGTTGGAATAAGATGTTAACACTGTTTGGGCTTGCTATACATAgcacttatttaaaaaaaaactttacgtAAACACATGAAAATATAGATTAAAAATAGTGTAAGGTTGTGGCAGTTTAATTTACACTAAACTTTAGGATGTCAAAGCTGACTGTTTCAGGGATAAGCTTCTGCTCCTTTGATGGTTATTTTAAGATACTGCCAGTGCTCTGAAAATTACTTCAAAGAGTGATGGTTCTAATTAACTTCTTTGTGTTCACTGATTGCTAAAGTGAAAATCAGAAGTTACTATGTAAATGGAAAaggttaagtttttaaaaaacaaaaaaagtgacCAAAAACCAAAAACTCAGGCTGTTGTGggaaattcatttatttaaacGAAGTCTAATGTTATCAACATAATAAAGATAATATGCAATGATATATAGTGATACAGGTCTCAGCATGCTGATGTCAGTAGTGGTAATCGCCCAAAAAAACAATAGATAATGCGCTGTAAAGAAACTTGAGATAGAACAGTGAGAAAAAAATCGGTTACAAAAATTGATTATGGGTGCATCGCATTATCAACATGGTATATAACTTTGCATATGAAATATATTTATGATAAACAAAgttaaagaattaaaattccAGCTTCAATGTTTCGAAATTCTTTGTTAGGTAGCTAAACCAACTATTTACACATTCTTGGCCATTTTTAAGTTACTTTAAAAACTTACCTGTTGATAAAGAAGGTTATgctgaataaaaacacaatttacatataaGGGAATAAAAGGTTACAAAgatagattttttttatgtaaatagaGCTAGCCTGCCTAAGGTTTGTTCATCTTTGTcaccaatttttcttttttcttgagaggaattgttgttgttgtaagaCACATTGtttattaaaacaaatgttGAAATTCCCTGGGAAAAACAGTTGAGTCATTCATTTCTTTGCCCCTATATAGTCGCATATTATCTAACCATTTACAACAAGTGTGCCACAGAGCACAAAATAATAACACTTACAGAGTGGAGCATGAATAAGGTCTGGGGTCAGTAACAACTTTTGCATCTTTAATACAATAGCAATGTGAACAGCATGACTTCGACAGTGGTCAAGGCGTGACAAAAACTCCAAACCCTACAACATAAGTTTACAAAGTTACATAAGTTAATAATAACGATAAGTAAATAAAAACGAATGTATTTAAACTGTTATCAAGTATTTTAAACTTGTAACAATGTTTAATTAAGGAGTTGTATGCTCAAGCAGGATATACAGAGCTACATCTTTATCtgtgataaaaagaaaatttaatttcttgaGCATTTTTTATCCTCAACATGCTTGTAAGGGTTTTTGGTCATACCAAAGAGTTGTATAAGACTTCAAGCAATTACCATGAATTTAAAATGGGTCAACAACatcattaacaacaacaactactACTACTACAATCAAAATGCAAATACTTACAGCTTCAAACTGCCCTGTTAAAAATAACACCCGACAATAGAGGTATGGCTGATCATATGCTCGGAAATGACTTTCacctacaaaattaaaattatctaATTCAGtacaaattaagatgaaaaagaacATTTACAAGTTACAATAATAAAGGGGAtaacaaaattcaaaacattgtatttatatttttcacaacTGTAACTTcctaaaaagtatttaaatttagAAACTTTAATTCACAAAGTGTTAATTTAAGCATATCATTGCAGGGTGTAATCCAATTCATTACAAAAAGAATCATCCCTCTGTTCAGGAGGGAAGTTTTAAGAATTTTCACTTAATAAAAAACAGATAAATATTTCTTTCTCGCTTTAATACAGCTATGTAAAAGAATGGATAAATTTGtaattgtaaataaaatttgtaaattataGTTGCTAATGTAAATCTTTTGGtagctaaagttttttttaaaaattgggcattaaatttttaaaaatgtacacTCTCCTAAAAAAGTTTTGATTAGGTTGCACTAATTATAATCTCTTATAATGATAAGGAGAgagtgtctgtctgtctgtaacaggcaaagtgaatgtgttaatttttctttgatgtagctGAAAATGGTATgatgtcaataacactactttaacgtcaatacctATAATATATTAATAAAGCCATTAGAGTGCACTTTAAACTTTGAGACCAATaatttggaaacaaggtggtgacatCAGTCGTTTTTCAccatgtgggtaactagggaccacctgggaccaactTGGGTAAGTTTACCAAACCTGGGTCTTCGAAACCGTTTCGGAATTGACGGGTTGATGTcgtcattaaaaaacattttaacctaaatatctctgcaaccgtttgtcaaaagcacatgatcttatacattttcttgatcagcgtttcaagatctatgcgatgaaggcaacagttGCTGATTttggctgacgtcagcaaaatttttaaacccttatatctcctcagACGTTcatcgaaaacatatgatcctatacattattttgatcagcgtcttAACCTCTTCTTATTACAGGCAAAAAATGAACTAATTTTCACCaaccttgtttttgtatatgcactgctgacgtcagcaaaacatctaaaacaacctatttttccattatttttttgcctatggatttttccacgggccttatagACTAGTCTTGTTAAAAATACAAAGCAACACATACCATACTCTTCAAGcaataatttttgtaaactttgcaGTGTATTGCCTTCTTGATTCATATGGTCAGCATTTGCAAATTGAATCTGGTTTAATTTTAACCATATATAATCATCGGTTTTCTTTGCCACATCTGGATGTGGGTCAGTCGAATCGCAATGACCAACAATACAATACACAATGCGCTTAAAAGGATCAGGGCTTGACCGAACTGTCCTCTTGTACTCCACTCGCAGCTTAGCTTCATTGTTGGGGTGCAAACGACGTTCATTGCTTGCAAAGTATTcctttaaatatgttttgaatTCAGAGTATTGAGGAGGCAAGGCTTCTGCTGCTTGTTTTGTGGCTTCGACATCCCCACACCGTAAACAATAATAAACTAAAGGCCATACAGGAACACCATTCACATAACCATCCTCATAGCCAGAAGCAGTgctcatcatttttattttcaaataactTTGTACATAATTGTATAATCCTGGTACACCACCCAGGTGGGCTTGTTGCAAGTTATCATGCACACGCTTTTCAATAAAACCTCGGTATCTGTCTTCGAGAAACATTTTAGCATTTGTTACTAAACTTGTCTGAAATTCTTTGGACTGCCTTAGCTTACGCGTGTTATTTTCCTGAAGTGGCAAGTTCAAGATGATTTGTTCGACCAACCCCCATAGATCTTTAACATTAATATCCTCTGTTTTTAACCCAACCTGCTTTAAGGCCtctaagaaattatatttttgtccaTTTATGCTTAATTCATTACACAGATAAACTTGACGTGCATATGCCATTTCAATAGCACTGAGTGTACTCCTTCCCTTGGAAATggaattttcttcaaatcttCCTGCATCGACAGGAAAACTGAGCGCTTGTTTTCCTGCACTAAGCAatgaatttaatattttttgtttttctctctCCCATTCGTTTTCCAAACTGTCccaaaattgtttttctgcatTAACAAATGTTTTTCTCTTTGTTTCTTCAATCGTCGCAAGAATTGAGTTTTCTctctcattttttaaaaacccaTGTATATCCGTTTCAACAAGAGGCTCAATTGGCTCAAATGTCTTGGTGGTGTTAAGGGATTCCAGCCTTTGTGACAACTTTGGAAGTTCAACACCTTTTGTACTCAACAAAAGAGATCTATAAAAGATTACATTAAACAACATCAAgacaaaataagttattttgtctTGATGTTGATGTGGTTACTTATTGCAAGCtttcaaaaattgttgtttgATAGCTATGCACAGCAGTAGTTaaggaaaaacattaaaagatgaAAAATAAAAGGGACTTGTGAAATGTTCACCGTTGCATGGTAGAAGAGGAATGCGTTAAAATTAGTCAAAGAAAAATCTTGTTAAAATAATATCTGACTTACGCTTTTACATCAGACCCTTCCCCAACATTTGTCCAAGTTTTTGAAAGTAATCTCTGTGATGCTTCAGCCAACTGTGGCAAGTTTCTTTCAATTCTTGGAAGTTCAGTTCCAGTATCAACATCAGCAGTTAACTGTTCTGCACAATGCAAGAGGTCGGAAAACGAAACATTAGACATTTTGAAcaatttatatatttgttttcctgaaataaaaatataaagtataaAACAGAGCTTAATTGCAGTGTGATGTTTTTATGGAATAATATTGCAGCTTtccaattttattaatattattatagcGGTAAAAATAAATAGTGGTAGATATACATGGCATCACTAAAATCGTTAGAAAATTCGGGTTTTGAGTTATTTTCTGATCTTGATGGTTTTAGAAGTCCATCTGAATTCTTTGATGACCTACGTCTTGACATCTTATTAAAGATTGGCAACAAACTGAATGCCATTGAACTGTTTTGTTGTTATGAAAGTAACTTTACAAAAGCTGATGAATACAAAGTTAGACGctatcaaaatttgaaaaacactcttttaaacaaaaaataccaGCTAAACAAGATGTTTGTAGAGGTTTCCTCTCTTGGATTCTTCCCTAGAAGAATCGGGCACTTTCCAACTTCTGCAGACAGTTTGGTTGCTTGGATGTAAAACGCATGATGAATAAAATTTCTGAGGTAGCAATAAGAAGCTCGTATTTTATCTATGTTAGGAGGAATAGTGTGACATGGGAAAACCCTTTCAtactaaaattttataatttttttttgtttttgttttttatatttttttgtttttttattgacgACAATTTAAGTGTCCACAATTATTTCCAATAATTGTGAGAGAAACGTACTTacagtaaatattttaattgtacATGATGTATAAATCATTAATTCTTCTTAAAGGAGTGGTTCCACgaaattttcgatttttttttatttgttctttgAATTCTCCGCTATTCAATTAGTATAAAGTTGTTAttcttttttcgaaaaattgtttattgatcTTTTAATCAATGCGCAAAGATAGACTTTTTATTAAGAACCTTTTGCTGTGACATCATAATTGGCGATTGTTATAGATATTAGATAACCTACGGAGAAAATATAACCCTTGGAACAAGGTTGGGGATAAATAGcactacaaacaaaatggcagaccaTTGCAATAAGTGCAACGTGTAGCACGTGTCAGCATCTCTTCGTCCACTGTTTAAATTTAATGACTTCCTACAACGAACCaaggtgttttgttaatatatttagcacTTTTACATCACTTAAAGAACACTCATGGGACTAATAAGAGTGAAATAAACCAggaaaaaaatcggaaaaacgcacgcgcaaattttctaaaatagattTACGGGTGCGATTTGTAGCACGCGTGTTGTTTTCTTTGTTGAATTCCCTGACTAAATAAGATGATAATAAAAACACTGTAACTGAGAGAGAAACgatatttttagtaaaacatTGGGAAAGTTTTCGTGTTGGGAGAAACGAATGGTGCAAGTGCGATAACTGCACGACTGAAACTAGGGAGATTGACTGTCTTTCAACTGACATATTTTCCTTGAAGAGGGTGGTAAGGGAAAATATGTCTTATTTTCCACACAAAACGCGACAGTATAACTCGGCAATTGCCTTTTTCAAGTCGTTAGAAAACGAACCAAATGAAT encodes:
- the LOC130614875 gene encoding nuclear pore complex protein Nup93-like isoform X2, yielding MSNVSFSDLLHCAEQLTADVDTGTELPRIERNLPQLAEASQRLLSKTWTNVGEGSDVKASLLLSTKGVELPKLSQRLESLNTTKTFEPIEPLVETDIHGFLKNERENSILATIEETKRKTFVNAEKQFWDSLENEWEREKQKILNSLLSAGKQALSFPVDAGRFEENSISKGRSTLSAIEMAYARQVYLCNELSINGQKYNFLEALKQVGLKTEDINVKDLWGLVEQIILNLPLQENNTRKLRQSKEFQTSLVTNAKMFLEDRYRGFIEKRVHDNLQQAHLGGVPGLYNYVQSYLKIKMMSTASGYEDGYVNGVPVWPLVYYCLRCGDVEATKQAAEALPPQYSEFKTYLKEYFASNERRLHPNNEAKLRVEYKRTVRSSPDPFKRIVYCIVGHCDSTDPHPDVAKKTDDYIWLKLNQIQFANADHMNQEGNTLQSLQKLLLEEYGESHFRAYDQPYLYCRVLFLTGQFEAGLEFLSRLDHCRSHAVHIAIVLKMQKLLLTPDLIHAPLLSADTLDPPPLKRLNYARLITIYTRKFEVTDPREALEYFYLLRHLNSPNGDNLFASCVSELALETREFETILGCINPDGSKKAGSVSKFELDVTNIIATVAKDAENKGQFEDAAMLYDLSDKHEKVLELLSNLLCQLVSLANSPQSSRERIQTLSRSIAETYKTRAHNDLQSPEATP
- the LOC130614875 gene encoding nuclear pore complex protein Nup93-like isoform X1; translation: MSNVSFSDLLHCAEQLTADVDTGTELPRIERNLPQLAEASQRLLSKTWTNVGEGSDVKASLLLSTKGVELPKLSQRLESLNTTKTFEPIEPLVETDIHGFLKNERENSILATIEETKRKTFVNAEKQFWDSLENEWEREKQKILNSLLSAGKQALSFPVDAGRFEENSISKGRSTLSAIEMAYARQVYLCNELSINGQKYNFLEALKQVGLKTEDINVKDLWGLVEQIILNLPLQENNTRKLRQSKEFQTSLVTNAKMFLEDRYRGFIEKRVHDNLQQAHLGGVPGLYNYVQSYLKIKMMSTASGYEDGYVNGVPVWPLVYYCLRCGDVEATKQAAEALPPQYSEFKTYLKEYFASNERRLHPNNEAKLRVEYKRTVRSSPDPFKRIVYCIVGHCDSTDPHPDVAKKTDDYIWLKLNQIQFANADHMNQEGNTLQSLQKLLLEEYGESHFRAYDQPYLYCRVLFLTGQFEAGLEFLSRLDHCRSHAVHIAIVLKMQKLLLTPDLIHAPLLSADTLDPPPLKRLNYARLITIYTRKFEVTDPREALEYFYLLRHLNSPNGDNLFASCVSELALETREFETILGCINPDGSKKAGSVSKFELDVTNIIATVAKDAENKGQFEDAAMLYDLSDKHEKVLELLSNLLCQLVSLANSPQSSRQRIQTLSRSIAERYKTRGHNGSRMRSSTFYLLLDLMYYFDLYQEQQYDSSLDVMQKIKLIPLSVDEVDLKVSSFKQYSDEVRQCLPDVLLAVMNTLYEKYKRSKISSQSSYMGVRKEKDESFLSNLRKQAGAIVTFAGLLPYRMPGDTNARLVQMEVMMN